One genomic region from Oncorhynchus tshawytscha isolate Ot180627B unplaced genomic scaffold, Otsh_v2.0 Un_scaffold_1176_pilon_pilon, whole genome shotgun sequence encodes:
- the LOC121845470 gene encoding 2-hydroxyacylsphingosine 1-beta-galactosyltransferase-like, with the protein MPQNDLLGHARTVAFLSHGGLNSIYEAMYHGVPVVGLPLFGDHYDTMTRVEAKGMGIMVHWKSMTEEELYQALATVINNNKYRQRAQVLSSIHKDQPGHPVTRAVYWINYILRHHGANHLRSSVYTVPTYQYFLLDVVLVVGAGLALIGYLFYRIAGLLRSKVKVQERGEGVTHGLGDGDDKANGHCHSNGAVSNGKHKRNGAPVKNDKKMK; encoded by the exons ATGCCTCAAAATGACCTGTTGG GCCATGCCAGAACAGTAGCGTTCCTGTCCCACGGTGGTCTGAACAGTATCTATGAAGCGATGTACCACGGTGTCCCTGTAGTGGGACTACCTCTGTTTGGGGACCACTACGACACTATGACCCGGGTGGAGGCTAAAGGGATGGGCATCATGGTTCACTGGAAGAGTATGACAGAGGAGGAGCTGTACCAGGCACTGGCCACTGTTATCAACAATAACAa gtaTCGTCAGCGTGCCCAGGTGCTCTCTTCCATCCATAAGGACCAACCAGGTCACCCGGTAACAAGAGCTGTCTATTGGATAAACTACATCCTCCGTCACCATGGCGCCAACCACTTACGATCCTCTGTCTACACTGTCCCCACCTACCAGTACTTCCTATTGGACGTTGTGCTGGTCGTAGGGGCGGGGCTGGCCCTGATTGGCTACCTGTTTTACCGGATAGCAGGGCTACTAAGGTCAAAGGTTAAGGTTCAGGAGCGGGGGGAGGGGGTTACCCACGGCCTCGGTGACGGCGACGACAAGGCAAACGGACATTGCCATAGCAACGGAGCGGTCTCTAATGGGAAGCACAAACGTAACGGAGCGCCGGTGAAGAACGACAAGAAAATGAAGTAA